From Cucumis melo cultivar AY chromosome 1, USDA_Cmelo_AY_1.0, whole genome shotgun sequence, a single genomic window includes:
- the LOC127148183 gene encoding uncharacterized protein LOC127148183, producing the protein MNRFVEHQMLTTFKEFRADCHRHFKKYSDPEEARANPPNALVGRDEDWHFLCDHYISRAFQEQSRTNKAARQKQPYNHSSGSKSFLQRQYELAERRGQSVDRVELFRETHVRAGTFVSQAAEDAHNQMLELQSQPTPEGSQPLSEDEICDQVLGRRPGYSKGLGWGPKPKARRTASASSSSTSCSQSTQKEIELQAKLHEALERIKVQDRNHQALASQVEAMKKMIEDLTRAQQGPPHDP; encoded by the exons atgaacaggtttgttgagcatcagatgctcacgacctttaaagagttccgggccgactgtcatagacatttcaaaaagtacagcgacccggaggaggctcgtgccaacccaccaaacgcattggttggacgtgatgaggattggcacttcctctgcgaccattatatcagccgtgcattccag gagcaatcacggacaaacaaggctgctagacagaagcagccttacaatcatagtagcgggtccaagtcgtttctacaacgacagtatgagctcgctgaaagaagagggcagtcggtcgatcgtgtggaattattccgggaaacacacgttcgagctgggacattcgtgtcgcaggccgccgaggatgcgcat aatcaaatgctggaactccaatcccagcctaccccagagggtagtcagccactctctgaggatgagatatgcgatcaggtgttgggtagacgaccaggctactcaaaaggccttggttggggacccaagccgaaggcccgcagaacagcaagtgcaagcagttcgtcgacatcttgttcgcagtccacacaaaaagagattgaattacaagctaaacttcatgaagctttggaacggattaaagtacaagatagaaatcaccaagcattagcttcacaagtggaagctatgaaaaagatgattgaagacctaactcgtgcacaacagggaccaccacatgatccctag